The genomic DNA TTAGGACCTTTTTTGCGACAAACGGCAGTTCCAGTGGGTATCATGGTTATTTCTCTTTCGCTGACTGAATTGCTGGTGCTTCAAAACCGCGGTGAGCCCGGTTTTGATTCGCCTGTTAAAACCGCCGGCGGCACCCTGTTTTTCGCCCGCTTTGTTTATGGGCCTGTTGGCGCTACGCAGGACCTAATGGCGCAGCTTGAGACGCCCGCACCGTCGCTCTCGCACATTGCCAAGGGCATTATGCTTCTGATTACCGGCGTTGCCAAGCAGGTCGTACTCTCCGAGCAATTTTTTGCGCTATTAAAAACCATATCCCGCCTACCACCGGGACAGTTTTCGGTTGCACTTGGCTGGCTGTGTGCGCTTTGTAGCGCGTTAGGATGTTATTTTTGGCTGTCATCTGTCAGCAATATTGCCAGAGGCATTGGTGAAGTTTTTTCGTTGAAGCTGCCCCGTATGCTTTATTATCCGTTTCAGGCCCGCAGCATCCGTGAATATGTTTACCGCCTGAACATACCGCTCGAAGACACCGTTTTCCGGATCATCTTCCCCGACAGCGACCACACTGCCAACGACGCGCGATCCTATTTGGTCTCATTTTGTATGCCGCTACTCCTTGGGCTGTGGTTTTCGCCATCGGGTGGTTTTTTTCTGTGGGGCGGCTACTTTTCCTGTCTGGTGCTACTCGACTGGCTGGTACTTCGACATATCCCCACACCGCTGGGGTTTGCTGCACGCCTTTCGACTTTTGTCATCACACTGCCCGCTTATGTGCTGACATTACCTACCACGTTGGGCAACCGTTTTGCCATAATTACTACAATGTTGGGACTTGGCGGTGTACCACTTATCAATGACACGGCAATCTACCTTTTTTCTTCAAACTTTGTACTGATTATTGTGGGCATATTGGCCTGCTCGAACATTTTCGATCTTTTGGGCCGCGCCACCGAACAGCAGTTTCCGCGGCTCTGGTGGATTGGCTCTTCGCTGGCGCATCTGGTACTGCTGGTAGTTGCCACATCCTTTCTGCTTTGGAACGTGAGGTGAATCCATGCTGACAAAACGTATTTTTTCTTGCCTGATGGTCGGGCTGATTCTGGTGATAGGGATGTTCACTGCCTTAAAAGCCGTCGGTCACGGTTATTTACCATCCTCCGTGCAGGATATCGGCGACTGGGCCGACCACGCCGTCAAACTTCAATTAAAAGATTTTGACCGCTTAGAGCAGCTGGCCCCGGCCATGCTTCTGGCCGGGGGTGCTAAAGAGCAGGATGGAATTTTTATCACTAAAAATTATCTGCTTGAAAATATTGCGCCGGAAGATTCCACCGTGCTGGAGCAAAACCTGACCGGAATTGAAGGCTTTTTAAAGACGCACAACATTCCGGCAACCTTTTTGCTTATTCCGACGGCTTGCGCCATCAAGCAACAAGATATTCCTGCCCGCGCCCAGCTGTACAACCAAAAGGCACTAATAGCAAAATGCTATGCCCGGCTTTCGGGCAAGGCCGGAACTACCGATGCTTACAGCAAACTTTTTTCGGCCAAGGAGCAGTATACCTATTTTCGTACCGAGTCAAACCTCACCGGACTGGGCGGTTATTACGTTTACACCGCGCTGGCACCACGCATGGGCTATACGTCGCGCGCGCTTGACCAATTCGAGGTCGAGCAGCTCGCAAATGACTATTACGGTACGCTTTATCAGCGTTCGAGTTACAAGGGCACCGACCCCGACCTGTTAACGCTTTACCGCTTTTCGCGTTATTCGCGGCAGTATCAGCTGTCGTTGACTAACAATGGCGAACGCAAAAACTATTATTCGCTGTTCCCCACCCATCTGGCTCAGCTGGGCCAGCCCAAATCAGTTGTTTTGGGTGGGTTTGGCCAGCGGATGGACATCTCAGCGGTATCCCCCTTTGAAGAGTCTCTGCTAATCTTTGCGGATGATACGGCGCTATCATATTTGCCTTTCCTCGTCGTGCATTATGGCAACATCACCATGGTTGACCTCCAAAACTGTCCGGACGATATGCTCGCTTCTCTGGTCGCCAATGATTACGATCAGGTGCTTTTTGCCTATTCGGTGGATCATTTTATCCATGAGCCTGTTGCTGTGCGCGCCAGCTTTTTGCAGTAAAAACTCTATCACCTAAAGTTCAACAGGGACCTCGCCGGAAAATATCCGACAAGGCCCCTGTTTTGTTGCTATGACACCCGCCCCCATCAAAACGTCTGTTGAGCGGCAGGGGGTGTTTTCTTTTTCTTTTTATAGCGATCTTCTTCACTGAAAATGCAGCCACAATACTTTTGCATATACAGTTCCAGATCGCGTGCCTTTTGTTGTCCGTCTCTAAAATAGGGACGGAAATCGCGGTATAAAAAGCTGACGCCATATTGTTGAGCCACCTCGTTTGCCACCTTGCAAATTAGCTCGTGTTTTTGATAAGGGCTGATCAATAGCGTCGTGGTAAAGGCCTCAAAGCCGTTTTGTGATGCGTAGCGCGCAGCCTCCTCAAAGCGTACGCGGTAGCAATAACCACATCGATCGTCAAAATTCGGGGATACCCCCGCAATAAAAGACCGCAGACCATATTCCCCTTGTAACACCAGATCGAGACCGATTCCCTTGGCATAGTCGACAAGCGTATTTTTTCGCGCCCTATATTCGGTGAAAGGGTGGATGTTCGGATTAAACCAAAAGCCGGTCGGCTCAATACCTTCACCGCGCAGACTCTCAATACACGCAATTGAGCAGGGTGCGCAACAGATATGCAACAGAGTTTTCATGCTTCGTATACCTTCTAACCTTGATAAGTAGTGCCACCCGTCGTTACTTAATCAGCGACGAAATTGCTTTAAACTGCGGGTGTTCCTTTGAGCCCATAATTTCAAACAGTGCCATTTCGGTGCTGGCAAACTGTACACCCTCACGCTCGGCACGCATAAACGCGGCCATCAGGTCGGGCTGGTGGCGTGACGCAATGCAGTCAGTGACAAAAATAGGCGAAAACCCCTTGTCCAAGAGCTGCAACGCCGTCTGCAATACACAGATGTGCGCCTCAATGCCGCACACCAAAACCTGCTTGCGCCCGAATTGCTCAAGCTGTTCTAAGTGGCCTAGCACGTCGTTGGCGCTCAGCGCGCCAAATGCCGTCTTTGCGATAATCGGCGCGCCCTGTGCCGCCTCAGCAATTTCGGGCAATGTGGTTCCCAGCCCCTTGGGGTACTGTTCGGTAATCAGCATTGGAATTTCCAGCAGCGAGAGGCCTTTGAGAAGTTTCACCACATTTTTTTGCAGCTCGTCCCGGCCGCACATAGCGGGCATCAGCTTTTCCTGAAAGTCTACGACCAGCGCACAGCAGTTGTTTTGTGTCAGTCTCATTTACAATTCCTCCTTATATCATACGTTCAGCGGCAGTTACCACATGCAGGGCCAAAACCGAGGTGGTTACAGCCCCCACACCGCCCGGCACAGGGGTTACCGCGTGAACATTCTCTGCAACCTCTGAAGTTCGCACATCGCCGCAAAGCTTATTATCCTCGCCAACGTGTATGCCTACATCCAGCACCACTTGCCCGGAGCGCACCGCTTCGGCACCAAGCACCCCAGCTTTACCAGCGGCAACAACCAAAACATCAGCTTCCTTGCAAACGGCAGGCAAGTTTTCAGTTTTGGTATGACAAACCGTTACGGTCATATTCTCAGCCAACAACAGCATGGCGACCGGCTTACTAATGACCAAACTGCGCCCGACCACCACCGCACGGCGGCCCGTCGTGGTAATGTTATGATGTTTCAGAATTTCAACGCACGCCTGCGCTGTACAGGGGGCAAAGCCCTTTTTGCTGCCAGAATAGACCCCCGCCATCGAGCCTTCGGTGATACCGTCCACATCTTTTTCAGGCGAAAGTGTGCGACAAACCACTGTGTCGTCAAAGTGCAAAGGTAGCGGGCGCATTATCAGGACGCCATGTACCGCGGGGTTGGCGTTCAATTCTTCGATCAATGCTAATAACTGGTGCTGTCCGGCATCGACTGGCAACACAAACGACTTGACCGTTACCCCCGCTTGCGCGCATCTTTTGGTTGCCCCACGCTCATAGGCCAGATCGTCTTCCCGCTCGCCCACGCGCACAATCGCCAGCGTGGGGTCAACACCCTTTTGATGTAGCTGCAACGCTTTCTCCCTTGCCTCTTCGGTCAGCGCTTTCGCAGTCTCGGTCCCTTTAAGTAAAATTCCCATTAAACGAAGTCCTCCTATAACGGTTTGTGCTGTCACTCCACAATGAGCGAATAGTGTGTTTGTGGGCGAGATGGGGCCACCGATGACAAGTAACGCAGTGGAACGATAATTCACCTAATAATCGTCACTTTTTATTAGGAATACACTATGATAACGACATCCTATCTCTAAGCAGCCTACCTTCTATTTAATCTCGCCTTCTATTTTAATACGTTTTACCATATTTTTATTTTGTACGCTGTGCCGTGAGCGTTGTCGCAACGGCTTTCAATATGTTATAGTTATAAACAAGAACTGTCTTATTGCGACAGAATCTCAATATGGAGGACACCATGCCCTACATACCTGAAAGCAGAAGAGGAAAAAGCAGCGGCTCTGCCGCAAAGGTACTGGTCACGCTTATCATCGTCCTGCTCATCACCACAAACATCGCTACCGCAGCGCTATTACTGCGTACCGGTGCGGCATTGCAAGACGCCATAGCGGCTAGCGCCATTGTCACCGATGCTGATAAGGTCGAAGAATTCACAGTGCCGAGCATACCGGTATCGGTCATGCTCGATTACGCTGAACGCGACGGCATCTCGATCGAGTTCTTACAGCGGTTTTTTACCGACAGAATTGTGTTGTGGGATGAAAACAGGCTTAAAACCGTGCCGATCAACAACGCGCTGAAAAAAAGCAGCTTTAATGCCAAGTATATTGTGCCACAGGAAAACGGCATCCGCACCTATGAGCCAAGCGGTGAGGATATCTCGCTTTTAGGA from Oscillospiraceae bacterium MB24-C1 includes the following:
- a CDS encoding DHHW family protein, whose translation is MLTKRIFSCLMVGLILVIGMFTALKAVGHGYLPSSVQDIGDWADHAVKLQLKDFDRLEQLAPAMLLAGGAKEQDGIFITKNYLLENIAPEDSTVLEQNLTGIEGFLKTHNIPATFLLIPTACAIKQQDIPARAQLYNQKALIAKCYARLSGKAGTTDAYSKLFSAKEQYTYFRTESNLTGLGGYYVYTALAPRMGYTSRALDQFEVEQLANDYYGTLYQRSSYKGTDPDLLTLYRFSRYSRQYQLSLTNNGERKNYYSLFPTHLAQLGQPKSVVLGGFGQRMDISAVSPFEESLLIFADDTALSYLPFLVVHYGNITMVDLQNCPDDMLASLVANDYDQVLFAYSVDHFIHEPVAVRASFLQ
- a CDS encoding epoxyqueuosine reductase QueH codes for the protein MKTLLHICCAPCSIACIESLRGEGIEPTGFWFNPNIHPFTEYRARKNTLVDYAKGIGLDLVLQGEYGLRSFIAGVSPNFDDRCGYCYRVRFEEAARYASQNGFEAFTTTLLISPYQKHELICKVANEVAQQYGVSFLYRDFRPYFRDGQQKARDLELYMQKYCGCIFSEEDRYKKKKKTPPAAQQTF
- a CDS encoding isochorismatase family protein translates to MRLTQNNCCALVVDFQEKLMPAMCGRDELQKNVVKLLKGLSLLEIPMLITEQYPKGLGTTLPEIAEAAQGAPIIAKTAFGALSANDVLGHLEQLEQFGRKQVLVCGIEAHICVLQTALQLLDKGFSPIFVTDCIASRHQPDLMAAFMRAEREGVQFASTEMALFEIMGSKEHPQFKAISSLIK
- a CDS encoding bifunctional 5,10-methylenetetrahydrofolate dehydrogenase/5,10-methenyltetrahydrofolate cyclohydrolase; translated protein: MGILLKGTETAKALTEEAREKALQLHQKGVDPTLAIVRVGEREDDLAYERGATKRCAQAGVTVKSFVLPVDAGQHQLLALIEELNANPAVHGVLIMRPLPLHFDDTVVCRTLSPEKDVDGITEGSMAGVYSGSKKGFAPCTAQACVEILKHHNITTTGRRAVVVGRSLVISKPVAMLLLAENMTVTVCHTKTENLPAVCKEADVLVVAAGKAGVLGAEAVRSGQVVLDVGIHVGEDNKLCGDVRTSEVAENVHAVTPVPGGVGAVTTSVLALHVVTAAERMI